Within Micavibrio sp. TMED2, the genomic segment GATGCCACCACCCAGCGCCTTGATGCGCTCGATATTCTGCGGCGTCACCGTCTCGGCATGGTCAATGATGAAGCGACTTTCAAAGGGCTGGCGACCATTGACCCGCTCGAAAACGGTCAGGAAGCGATCTATCGTCTCGTTATAGGTTGCATGGATGCGGAACGGCCATTTGTTGGTTGCCAGCAACTCGACAATCGGTTCCAGCTCGCTTTCCATCGTTGGGGCCAGATCGGGACGCGGCTCAAGGAAGTTTTCGAAATCCGCCGCTGACCAGGTGAGGTTCTCCCCGGCCCCGTTCATGCGCAGCATGTCCGATCCGGCACCCGGCTCGGTCATGGCAATCCAGCGCTCGTAATCATCAAGTTCCGCACCGGCCTTCTGCGCAAACAGATTATAGGCAATTCGCACCGTCAACTGGTCATCATCGTCCAGTTTCCGGATCACGTCATAATCATCCGGGAAGTTCTGCCCACCGCCACCGGCATCAATGATCGAGGTGATCCCCAGACGGTTCATCTCACGCATATAGTGGCGGGTCGAATTGATCTGGTCCTGCAGCGGCAGCTTCGGCCCCCGCGCCAGTGTGGAATAGAGGATCAGCGCCGATGGCTTGGCGACCAGCAGGCCGGTCGGCTTGCCGTTGCCGTCCTTCTCGATGACGCCACCCGGCGGGTTCGGCGTCTTGCTGTCAAAGCCGAGAACATCCAACGCTGCCTTGTTCAACAGGGCGTGACCATAGAGATGCAGGATGAAAACCGGCGTGTCCGGGGCAGCCTTGTTGATTTCAGCCAGTGTCGGCATGCGTCGTTCGGCAAACTGGAACTCCGACCAGCCGCCGATGACCCGAACCCATTGCGGGGCCGGTGTCCGGTCGGCCTGTTCCTTCAGCATCCGCAGGGCATCCGCCAGTGACGGCACATTCTCCCAGCGCAATTCCATATTGTAGTTGAGCCCACCGCGGATCAGGTGCGTATGGCTGTCGTTCAGGCCGGGAATAACCCGGCGACCGTTGAGATCGACCTTACGCTTGGCATTGCCGAGCCGCATGATCTCGTCATTGGTGCCGGTTGCCAGAATGCGACCATCGGCAATCGCAACTGCCTGCGCCTCCGGGTTTTCGGGGTCAAGCGTTGTGATGCGGCCATTATAGAGGATGGTGTCAGGCTTTCCGGACATGGTTTGGCTCCAGACAATATTGGGAAGGGCAAGGGCAGTGCCGGTTGCGGCCAGCCCGGTCATGACGCTGCGGCGACGGATGCTCATCGGTCTCTCCTTGTTGGGGAAAGCAGCTGCCCATCGCCGGATGACCATGGGCAGCGTGCATATATCGGTTGCAGTTGGTCGGTTGCAGTGGCCGGTCTATTTCGCTGGAACCGGGTCCAGAACCTCACCGTGTGCAACCCGCTCGGGTGCCTTGTGAACCATGGTATAGGCGTAATCGACCCCCATGCCGTAAGCGCCGGAATGCTCCTTCACGATGTCGATGACCGCGTCATAGGTCTCGCGATGCGCCCAGTCGCGCTGCCATTCGAGCAACACCTGTTGCCAGGTCACCGGCACCACACCAGCCTGGATCATCCGCTGCATGGCATAATCATGGGCTTCCTTGCTGGTGCCGCCGGAGGCATCGGCAACCATGTAGATTTCATAGTCACCCTCAAGCATCGCCCCGAAGGCAAAGGTGTTGTTACAAACCTCGGTCCAGAGGCCGGAGACGATGATCTTCTTGCGCCCGGCCTTGGCCAGTGAATCGCGTACCTTCTGGTCATCCCATGAGTTCATGGAGGTGCGCTCAAGTATCGGGTTCTCCGGAAACACCGCCAGCAGTTCGGGATAGGTGTGGCCGGAGAAGCTTTCGGTCTCCACCGTGGTGATGGTGGTCGGCACATTGAATACCTTCGCCGCCTTGGCGAGACCGACCGTATTGTTCTTCAGCACCTGACGATCAATCGACTGGACGCCGAATGCCATCTGCGGCTGATGATCAATAAAAATGATCTGGCTGTTGGCCGGGGACAGTTGCTCGAGTTTGGATTTGGACATTGTTTTCTCCTTTAATTCAGCGGGTTGAGTGATTGGGTAGGTCGTGGTCAGGCCGCGAGATCGAAGACGAGGATTTCCGCGTCATCATCGGCGACAAGGTCGATTGAGGGCTCATCAACCAGCCCAAGGCCGTCTCCGGCTCTGAGAGCCTCGCCATTGGCGGTGACATTGCCGCGAACCAGTTGCACCCATGCGGTCCGGTTCGGGCGCAGCTTCAGGGACGCCCCCTCACCGCTTTTCAGCAGGCTGCCATAGAGATCGGCATCGCGATGGATCGTGACCGATCCTTCCCGACCGTCACGGGATGCCAGCAGGCGCAAGGTTCCGCGCCGTTCGGCATCGGGAAACGCCTTCTGCTCATAGCTCGGGGTGATGCCTTCGGCTTCCGGTACGATCCAGATTTGCAGGAAGTGAACCGGATCATTCTTGGAGTGGTTGTACTCGCTGTGCCGGATGCCGCTGCCTGCGGACATGCGTTGCAGGTCACCCGGACGGATCACCGAACCGGTGCCGATTGAATCCTTGTGCTCAAGCGCGCCGTCAATGACGTAGGAGAGAATCTCCATGTCGCGGTGACCATGGGTGTCAAAGCCGGCGCCGGGGCTGACCTTGTCCTCGTTGATGACCCGCAACGGGCCGAAGCCCATATGGTTGGGATCGTAATAATGGCCGAAGGAAAAGCTGTGACGGCTGTCGAGCCAGCCGAAATTGGCCTTGCCACGCTGTTCTGCCGGACGAAGAATTTTCATCGTATTTCTCCTTGATGCGCAGCTCCCTTGCCGCGCCTTGTTGTGCAGCCGTTTGCTGCGTCTGGGAGAAATATCGTTCAGGTTGATTAAATCGACAATTCCATAAATAATGCACATATCGTCCATTTTTTAAGGACAATTAACATGGATAAATTCGCGGCCCTGCAGACCTTTGTGACAGTTGTAGAAGAGGAAGGTTTTGCGGCAGCTGCCCGGGCCATGGGCATGTCCCGCTCGGGTATCAACCGACTGGTTCTGGCGCTGGAAGACGAGCTCGGCGCCCAGCTGTTGAACCGCACCACCCGACATGTCTCACCAACCGCCACCGGTACGGCCTTCTATCAGCGGGCCAAGACAATCCTCGGGTTTCTGGAAGAGGCGGAACAGGAGGTTCGCGCCGATCATACCGAGGCCAGCGGCACCTTGCGCATCTCCGCGCCCCTGAGTTTCGGCATGCAGCATCTGAGCAAGGCGGTGGCCGAGTTCATGAGTCGGCACCCGGAACTCGAGATTGACCTCGATCTGAGCGACCGTTTCGTCGATCTCGCCGAGGAGGGCTATGATCTGGTCGTCCGCATCGGCCAACCGCAGGAAGATGCCCATCTGGTTGATTTCCGGATTTGCGAGGCCAAACGGGTGCTCTGTGCCTCACCGGCCTTTCTCGCCAAACATGGCCAGCCGCAACAGCCCGACGACCTGAAACGGCTTCCCTGCCTCGATTATGGTCTGCGCCCGGCGACTAGGCCATGGCGACTGACCGGACCGGACAACCGGGAAGTACAAGTGCGCCCCAAGGTGATTTTCGCCAGCAACAATGGCGAGGCCCTGCGCGATGCGGCCCTTCATGATCTGGGCATAACCCTGCTGCCAACCTTCATTGTCGGCGAGGAGTTACAGGCCGGGCGACTGGTCACGGTCATGCATGACTGGAAGCCGATACAGCTGATGCTGTCCGTGGTCTACCTGCCCAACCGCCACCTCTCGGCCAAGATACGCCTGTTCACCGATTTCATGATCACCCGCTTCGGCCCCCACCCTCACTGGGATCTGGTTGAGTGAGGGAGCCTTCCCCCTGGGCTTGGCAAAAAGTGCTACCAGACCAGTCACCATAATTTTCAGCTTCCCTGTTGGCATGTTGCTGGGAGCAATAAGAAAAAAATCGCAGGGTTGTTTGCCTGAATGCGTATATCAGATTGATATTGCTCGATAGCCCCTGATCTTACGCGGACCCTGTTGGTATGAAGCTGTTCCTGAAAGTTGCGCTGGCCTGCATCCTGATTGCGGCAGGTATCTGGCTGTTTGCCGATATGTATCGTGCAGGCAATGCACAGGAAAACACCGCGGCAGCAGAGGTCATGGTCACCCGCGGGACAATTCAGTCTGTGGTGACGGCGCAGGGTACGCTTGAGCCCAAGGAATATGTCGATGTCGGCGCCCAGATTTCCGGGCTGGTCGAGAAAATGCATTTCGACATCGGCGATACGGTCAGCGAAAACGATCTGATCGCCGAGATCGATCCCGATGTTTATGACGCACGGGTCAAGGAAGATCAGGCCCGGCTGAAAGCCTTGCAGGCACAGCAACTGGAGCAGCAAGCCCTCGTCAAACAGGCGCGGCAGAAACTCGAGCGCTACAGGAAGCTGTTAAGTGCAAGGGCCGTCAGTGAGGAAACCTATCAGGACGCCGAAACTACGCTTGAGGTGGCGCGCGCCGGTCTGTTGTCGCTTGCGGCACAGATCGAGGAACAGCAATCGACGCTTGAAGGTGACGAGACCAATCTCAGCTATACCAAGATTTATGCCCCGATGGCCGGTACCGTGGTCGACAAGGCGGTCGAGGAAGGCCAGACCATCAATGCCAATCAAACCACGCCGACTATTGTACAGATCGCCGATCTCGACACCATGACCGTCAAGGCACAGGTTGCCGAGGCCGATGTGATGAAGCTGCAGCCCGGCATGGACTCCTATTTCACCACCCTTGGGTCGGGCACCCGTGAATGGCATGGCACAGTACGCCAGATCCTGCCGACACCGGAAACCGAGAATGATGTGGTGCTGTACAGCGTGCTTATCGACGTACCGAACCGCGACCGGGTGCTGATGACCGGCATGACCACACAGGTCTTCTTCATCGTTG encodes:
- a CDS encoding amidohydrolase, whose amino-acid sequence is MSIRRRSVMTGLAATGTALALPNIVWSQTMSGKPDTILYNGRITTLDPENPEAQAVAIADGRILATGTNDEIMRLGNAKRKVDLNGRRVIPGLNDSHTHLIRGGLNYNMELRWENVPSLADALRMLKEQADRTPAPQWVRVIGGWSEFQFAERRMPTLAEINKAAPDTPVFILHLYGHALLNKAALDVLGFDSKTPNPPGGVIEKDGNGKPTGLLVAKPSALILYSTLARGPKLPLQDQINSTRHYMREMNRLGITSIIDAGGGGQNFPDDYDVIRKLDDDDQLTVRIAYNLFAQKAGAELDDYERWIAMTEPGAGSDMLRMNGAGENLTWSAADFENFLEPRPDLAPTMESELEPIVELLATNKWPFRIHATYNETIDRFLTVFERVNGRQPFESRFIIDHAETVTPQNIERIKALGGGIAIQHRMAFQGEYFVDRYGAQAAELTPPITTMLGMDVPVGGGTDATRVASYDPWVGLYWLTTGKTLGGLSLYNDNNVLSREEALRIWTHGSAWFSGEDDVKGTLKPGMYADLAVLSDDFMSIEPEAIRGITSVLTMVGGRIVFGDREFDKLSPALPPASPSWSPVLHEPSPAQRTAHTHNSLQMASACGCSSACNLHGHDHGIAWTNPLPVADQKSFWGALGCSCFAV
- a CDS encoding hydrolase, with product MSKSKLEQLSPANSQIIFIDHQPQMAFGVQSIDRQVLKNNTVGLAKAAKVFNVPTTITTVETESFSGHTYPELLAVFPENPILERTSMNSWDDQKVRDSLAKAGRKKIIVSGLWTEVCNNTFAFGAMLEGDYEIYMVADASGGTSKEAHDYAMQRMIQAGVVPVTWQQVLLEWQRDWAHRETYDAVIDIVKEHSGAYGMGVDYAYTMVHKAPERVAHGEVLDPVPAK
- a CDS encoding quercetin 2,3-dioxygenase, yielding MKILRPAEQRGKANFGWLDSRHSFSFGHYYDPNHMGFGPLRVINEDKVSPGAGFDTHGHRDMEILSYVIDGALEHKDSIGTGSVIRPGDLQRMSAGSGIRHSEYNHSKNDPVHFLQIWIVPEAEGITPSYEQKAFPDAERRGTLRLLASRDGREGSVTIHRDADLYGSLLKSGEGASLKLRPNRTAWVQLVRGNVTANGEALRAGDGLGLVDEPSIDLVADDDAEILVFDLAA
- a CDS encoding transcriptional regulator, with product MDKFAALQTFVTVVEEEGFAAAARAMGMSRSGINRLVLALEDELGAQLLNRTTRHVSPTATGTAFYQRAKTILGFLEEAEQEVRADHTEASGTLRISAPLSFGMQHLSKAVAEFMSRHPELEIDLDLSDRFVDLAEEGYDLVVRIGQPQEDAHLVDFRICEAKRVLCASPAFLAKHGQPQQPDDLKRLPCLDYGLRPATRPWRLTGPDNREVQVRPKVIFASNNGEALRDAALHDLGITLLPTFIVGEELQAGRLVTVMHDWKPIQLMLSVVYLPNRHLSAKIRLFTDFMITRFGPHPHWDLVE
- a CDS encoding efflux transporter periplasmic adaptor subunit, translated to MKLFLKVALACILIAAGIWLFADMYRAGNAQENTAAAEVMVTRGTIQSVVTAQGTLEPKEYVDVGAQISGLVEKMHFDIGDTVSENDLIAEIDPDVYDARVKEDQARLKALQAQQLEQQALVKQARQKLERYRKLLSARAVSEETYQDAETTLEVARAGLLSLAAQIEEQQSTLEGDETNLSYTKIYAPMAGTVVDKAVEEGQTINANQTTPTIVQIADLDTMTVKAQVAEADVMKLQPGMDSYFTTLGSGTREWHGTVRQILPTPETENDVVLYSVLIDVPNRDRVLMTGMTTQVFFIVAQAVDAPLVPVSALRRRVPDADTDDGLAYEIEIKGKGLQTIIVSVSDRQQAAVASGLDVGDTVLLGSASSAAAQGQGGFRRGGMARI